A genomic region of Colletotrichum destructivum chromosome 1, complete sequence contains the following coding sequences:
- a CDS encoding Putative DNA/RNA non-specific endonuclease, his-Me finger superfamily yields MSKTTSLALIAALSAGGGAALTATMYSLRSQKQPPTAVPATASLSTSPPVPVPSTQVFTNPNAPLSPASAASAAAAPSPPGSVSGNPVDPAGLFEYGFPGPVADLATRQALISSYDRRTRNPHWVVEHITAASLAQRGGDRKHSAFLEDEAVPEKFQAKLKDYFRSGYDRGHQVPAADCKWSQKAMDETFYLSNMCPQVGDGFNRDYWAHFEDFCRRLTTRYPSVRIVTGPLYLPKRDPVDGKWYTKYEVIGNPPNVAVPTHFYKVIFAEDGKAGGNVAIGAFVMPNAPIPNNKPLSEFEMPLEAVERAAGLEFASKLAPQRRKRLCTETSCAIVVKDYADRQKSFSKGGSQSRS; encoded by the coding sequence ATGTCCAAGACTACATCTCTCGCCCTCATCGCAGCACTAAGcgcgggaggcggcgccgccctcacGGCGACCATGTACTCGCTCCGTTCCCAGAAGCAGCCTCCCACCGCGGTACCCGCTACAGCCTCACTCTCCACCTCGCCCCCCGTTCCGGTGCCTAGCACACAGGTCTTCACCAACCCCAACGCGCCGCTTTCTcctgcctccgccgcctccgccgccgctgcgccgtcgccacccGGCTCCGTCTCCGGCAACCCCGTAGACCCAGCCGGCCTCTTCGAATACGGTTTCcccggccccgtcgccgacctcgcgACCCGCCAGGCCCTCATCTCGAGCTACGACCGCCGCACGCGCAACCCGCACTGGGTTGTCGAGCACATCACCGCCGCTTCCCTCGCCCAACGCGGCGGCGATCGCAAGCACAGCGCCTTCCTCGAAGATGAAGCCGTCCCCGAAAAGTTCCAGGCCAAGCTCAAGGACTACTTCCGTAGCGGCTACGACCGCGGCCACCAggtccccgccgccgactgcAAGTGGTCCCAAAAGGCCATGGACGAGACGTTCTACCTTTCCAACATGTGCCCccaggtcggcgatggcTTCAACCGCGACTACTGGGCGCACTTCGAGGActtctgccgccgcctgACCACCCGCTACCCCTCCGTCCGTATCGTCACCGGCCCGCTCTACCTGCCCAAGCGCGaccccgtcgacggcaagtGGTACACAAAGTACGAGGTCATCGGCAACCCGCCCAATGTCGCCGTGCCCACCCACTTCTACAAAGTCAtcttcgccgaggacggcaaaGCTGGCGGCAacgtcgccatcggcgcctTCGTCATGCCTAACGCCCCGATTCCCAACAACAAGCCTCTCTCCGAGTTCGAGATgcccctcgaggccgtcgagcgcgccgccggcctcgagtTCGCCTCCAAGCTCGCGCCGCAGCGCCGCAAGAGGCTGTGCACCGAGACGTCGtgcgccatcgtcgtcaaggactaCGCCGACAGGCAGAAGTCCTTCAGCAAGGGCGGATCGCAGTCCCGTTCGTAG
- a CDS encoding Putative zinc/iron permease, translated as MDATEVDNDTRGWIMCIVSGIACVVGASIICVDLLVRYIPGKRNFRIQDSNGFLACSLSLSFGVMLYSALNSMLPSAKQYLKEDGFQDQLAGFLMMGCFIGGFVGIQAISRLLHQYMPSHVVDCDHSHDHSEVDARSRSQSRKTSLYTSSRRSSRRPRLERVAKNGHATESTPLLTSEMAQENGAPLMPKRHASSRGSLNLNTTHSHPARTSRSRGPTIDRRPSMAQVQQRVMSFVKDTKTNCDEEGPCFGYTDPCGQECFKHLSNRSAAAPRHPTMLRTSTGSFFAHSHTDLEDLEERGSSCDSPISGKVRTSRATSREPLPEHHDADHHSHGHDHDHDHGHDHDAQSVAEQLGEDVEAQHHHHVPTNAFLSLGLQTSIAIALHKFPEGFITYATNHANPSLGFNVFMALFVHNITEGFAMALPLYMALGSRMKAMFWAAILGGLSQPFGAGIAVLWFKLAKHTHLTPNAVAYACMFAITAGIMVSVGLQLFVEALSLNHNRNLCIFFGFMGMALLGITSAIASTH; from the exons ATGGACGCGACAGAGGTCGATAACGACACCAGGGGGTGGATCATGTGCATCGTGAGCGGAATAG CCTGCGTCGTTGGCGCATCTATCATTTGCGTCGATTTGCTTGTGCGCTACATCCCCGGGAAGCGCAACTTCAGGATACAAGACAGCAATGGCTTTTTGGCCTGCTCATTAAGCCTGAGCTTCGGTGTCATG CTGTACTCGGCGTTGAACAGTATGCTGCCTTCCGCAAAACAATATCTTAAGGAGGATGGGTTTCAAGACCAGCTGGCAGGGTTCCTTATGATGGGTTGCTTTATCGGAGGGTTTGTCGGTATCCAGGCCATTTCACGCCTGCTTCACCAATACATGCCGTCGCATGTCGTGGACTGCGACCACTCACATGATCACTCCGAGGTTGATGCCCGGTCGCGCAGCCAAAGTAGGAAGACCTCGCTCTACACGTCGAGCCGCCGGTCGTcccggcggcctcgcctcGAAAGGGTCGCCAAGAATGGCCATGCCACCGAGTCCACCCCTCTGCTCACCAGTGAGATGGCTCAAGAAAACGGCGCCCCCCTCATGCCTAAGCGCCATGCCTCGAGCAGGGGCAGTCTGAACCTCAATACCACGCATTCCCATCCGGCCCGGACCTCTCGGAGCCGTGGTCCCACCATCGATAGACGACCGTCCATGGCCCAAGTCCAACAGCGGGTCATGTCCTTCGTCAAAGACACAAAGACCAACTGCGATGAGGAGGGGCCGTGCTTTGGATACACCGACCCTTGTGGCCAAGAGTGCTTCAAGCACTTGAGTAACCGCTCGGCGGCAGCCCCAAGACATCCGACCATGTTGCGGACGAGCACGGGAAGCTTTTTTGCTCACAGCCATACTGACCTGGAGGACTTGGAGGAGCGCGGTTCTTCGTGCGATTCGCCCATCAGTGGAAAGGTACGCACGAGCCGTGCGACGTCCAGAGAGCCCTTGCCAGAGCATCACGACGCAGATCACCACAGCCATGGCCACGATCACGATCACGATCATGGTCATGATCACGACGCCCAGAGCGTTGCCGAGCAATTGGGCGAAGACGTTGAAGcgcaacaccaccaccacgtcCCGACCAAcgccttcctctcccttGGCCTACAGACCTCGATCGCGATTGCGCTGCACAAGTTCCCCGAGGGATTCATTACCTACGCGACGAACCACGCCAACCCGTCGCTGGGTTTCAACGTCTTCATGGCTCTGTTTGTGCACAACATCACCGAGGGCTTCGCCATGGCACTGCCGCTGTACATGGCGCTCGGGAGCCGCATGAAGGCCATGTTTTGGGCTGCCATCTTGGGTGGCCTCAGCCAGCCCTTTGGCGCGGGCATCGCCGTCTTGTGGTTCAAGCTTGCCAAGCACACCCACCTCACCCCCAACGCCGTCGCGTACGCTTGCATGTTCGCCATTACGGCTGGCATCATGGTGAGCGTCGGTCTGCAGCTTTTTGTCGAGGCGCTCAGCCTGAACCACAATCGGAACCTCTGCATCTTCTTCGGATTCATGGGCATGGCTCTGCTGGGCATCACCAGCGCCATCGCCTCAACGCACTGA
- a CDS encoding Putative pre-mRNA 3' end processing protein Pfs2: MAYDPRGDHHDRRGPGGDGDGGFVRARGRRPVTDYGSTVANWMRHRAPSEGDAYTGEIERPSASFIVDFIPPAARRTDPGDTIPVKHLHSSLNKIKHPINVVRWTPEGRRLLTASSSGEFTLWNGTGFNFETIMQAHDSAIRALAYSHNDDWLISADHDGSVKYWQPNFNNLQSIAAHNDPVRDLAFSPNDSKFVTACDDSTLKIFDFAGGVEESILKGHGWDAKSCDWHPTKGLLVSGSKDHLVKLWDPRTGRCLTTLHGHKNTITKTLFEKVQGDCLATSARDQTARVFDLRMMRDICLLKGHEKDISTIAWHPVHSNLLTTGGHDGSLHHYILDEPNTPAGHASSMAPYDSSDPSTTTAQTIYPAHKVPYAHDFAIWSLDWHPLGHILASGSNDRITRFWSRKRPGDADVFQDRYHVGEAAAEANGTWDRRGGRRQRQEEEEQEMEDEMDGLVDQKMPLKQPTVPGFPGLPGLPGLPGLSMPQNGHGGPVPPPPMIPGVGSNGGAPPPPLPFPLPGLNGAPPPPIPLPGGIDPSNPADLAKIAEMIQKAGGTLPPPPPGGFAPPGLVPPSNFVPPPGFPPMPMPPPSNNHNDNYDSRGGRRAPLPSQEESLKAEQRRGNYTRSR, translated from the exons GTCCGGTCACCGATTATGGATCAACCGTTGCCAACTGGATGCGCCATCGAGCACCCTCGGAAGGCGACGCATACACTGGGGAGATCGAGCGGCCCAGTGCGagcttcatcgtcgac TTCATACCACCTGCTGCCAGAAGGACAGACCCTGGTGACACAATCCCGGTGAAGCATCTCCACTCATCACTCAACAAGATCAAGCATCCCATCAACGTCGTTCGCTGGACAccagaaggccgccgtctcctGACTGCTTCTAGCAGTGGAGAGTTCACATTATGGAACGGCACGGGATTCAACTTTGAGACCATTATGCAAGCCCACGACTCTGCCATCAGAGCGCTGGCCTACTCCCACAACGACGACTGGCTCATCTCTGCCGACCACGATGGAAGCGTCAAGTACTGGCAACCCAACTTCAACAACCTGCAAAGTATCGCCGCGCACAACGACCCTGTTAGAGATCTCGCCTTCAGTCCCAACGACTCGAAATTCGTCACCGCTTGCGACGACTCGACTCTGAAGATCTTCGACTTTGCAGGCGGGGTGGAGGAGTCCATTCTGAAGGGCCACGGATGGGACGCCAAGAGCTGTGACTGGCATCCGACCAAGGGCTTGTTGGTATCAGGCTCCAAAGACCACCTGGTCAAGCTGTGGGATCCCAGAACTGGCCGGTGCCTAACCACCCTCCATGGACACAAGAACACAATCACTAAGACCTTGTTCGAAAAGGTGCAAGGCGACTGTCTCGCGACATCAGCACGAGACCAGACCGCTAGAGTCTTCGACCTCCGAATGATGCGCGACATCTGCTTGCTCAAGGGACACGAAAAGGACATCTCCACAATTGCCTGGCATCCAGTCCACTCCAATCTGCTGACCACAGGTGGCCACGACGGCTCCCTACACCACTACATCCTGGACGAGCCGAACACGCCCGCCGGCCATGCCAGCTCCATGGCCCCGTACGACAGCTCTGATCCCTCGACAACCACAGCACAGACGATATACCCCGCGCACAAGGTCCCTTACGCTCACGACTTCGCTATCTGGTCTCTGGATTGGCACCCCCTTGGCCATATTCTGGCCTCCGGCTCTAACGATCGTATCACGAGGTTCTGGTCCCGAAAGCGCCCTGGGGATGCCGATGTCTTCCAGGATCGCTACCACGTCGgggaggcagcagcagaagcaaaCGGAACCTGGGACCGCCGTGGTGGTCGTCGCCAGCgccaggaagaagaggagcaggagaTGGAAGACGAGAtggatggcctcgtcgaccaaAAGATGCCTCTCAAGCAACCCACAGTGCCTGGTTTCCCCGGCCTTCCGGGCCTGCCCGGGCTGCCCGGACTTTCTATGCCGCAGAACGGCCACGGCGGTCCTGTTCCACCACCGCCCATGATTCCTGGCGTGGGTTCTAACGGCGGagctcccccccctcctcttcccttccctttgCCCGGCCTAAACGgcgcaccaccaccgccgatTCCCCTACccggcggcatcgacccgAGCAACCCTGCCGATCTCGCCAAGATCGCCGAGATGATCCAGAAGGCTGGAGGCACTctcccaccgccgcctcccggcGGCTTCGCACCACCCGGCTTAGTGCCGCCGTCAAATTTCGTGCCTCCCCCGGGGTTTCCTCCCATGCCTATGCCGCCTCCCTCGAATAACCACAACGATAATTACGACAGTCGTGGCGGTAGGAGAGCCCCGCTGCCTAGTCAGGAGGAGAGCCTTAAAGCGGAGCAGCGACGGGGCAACTACACCAGGTCCCGTTAG